Proteins from one Phaenicophaeus curvirostris isolate KB17595 chromosome 18, BPBGC_Pcur_1.0, whole genome shotgun sequence genomic window:
- the MAPRE1 gene encoding microtubule-associated protein RP/EB family member 1: MAVNVYSTSVTSDNLSRHDMLAWINESLQLTLTKIEQLCSGAAYCQFMDMLFPGSVALKKVKFQAKLEHEYIQNFKVLQAGFKRMGVDKIIPVDKLVKGKFQDNFEFVQWFKKFFDANYDGKEYDPVAARQGQETVAPNLVAPVVNKPKKSLTTSSAAPQRPIVTQRTAAAPKAGSGMAKKAGGDDESAGLIEQINVLKLTVEDLEKERDFYFGKLRNIELICQENEGENDPVLQRIVEILYATDEGFVIPDEGAPQEEQEEY, from the exons atggcAGTGAATGTGTATTCGACTTCGGTGACCAGCGATAACTTGAGTCGACATGACATGCTGGCGTGGATCAACGAGTCCCTGCAGCTAACGCTGACCAAGATTGAGCAGCTGTGCTCAG GTGCTGCATACTGTCAGTTCATGGACATGCTCTTCCCAGGTTCCGTAGCACTCAAGAAAGTGAAGTTTCAGGCAAAATTGGAACACGAGTACATTCAAAACTTCAAGGTTCTACAAGCGGGTTTTAAACGAATGGGAGTCGACAAA ATAATTCCTGTGGACAAACTAGTGAAAGGAAAATTTCAGGACAACTTTGAATTTGTTCAATGGTTCAAAAAATTTTTTGATGCAAACTACGATGGGAAGGAGTACGACCCCGTTGCTGCTCGACAAGGCCAGGAGACGGTAGCACCAAACCTTGTTGCTCCAGTTGTGAACAAACCCAAGAAATCGCTTACTACTAGCAGTGCAG CCCCACAGAGGCCCATTGTCACACAGAGGACCGCAGCAGCACCCAAAGCTGGTTCTGGGATGGCAAAAAAGGCTGGAGGAGATGACGAGTCAGCAGGATTGATTGAGCAG ATCAATGTATTGAAACTTACCGTTGAGGAtttggagaaggagagagactTCTACTTCGGCAAATTGAGGAACATCGAACTGATCTGCCAGGAGAATGAAGGGGAGAATGACCCAGTGTTGCAGAGGATTGTGGAAATTCTTTATGCCACAGAT GAAGGCTTTGTGATACCTGATGAAGGAGCCCCGCAGGAGGAGCAAGAAGAGTATTAA